AAAGATATCCTCTGTATAAAGTATGATCTAATCTGTACCCAAAGGCGTTACATACTTTTCCTTGTAACTTCTTTGTATCAACCTCTACTGATTTGTTAATTCTTCTTTGAATTCTCAAACCCGTAATGTTGTAATGTCAAATATTTGACAAAACGAGTGGAATGGAaggtgttggtgttggtgttggtgttggtgttggtgttggatGACGATATTTTAGCTTCTCTGCCATCTCTTTCACAAAACTTACAACTCAGAATGTGGTGTCAATTGCTTTCTTTTCTCTGAAGTGGGcatccccatctgatgtttaACTTTAAGCGGGCCTCATGCTTCCACACACCAAGAAATGGAGGAGCCCAGATGAGAATGTGGGTGCGTTAGGATTTTTTGTTAATATAGCTTTGAAAAGGTTTCCGGATATAGAAGTAaaatttttgtttcatctttcaatGGCAACATCATTATGCAGGTCCTCCTATGATTTCAGCAACAGGGTACAGAAGCTAGTGGACTGGGTTTTTCTTCCACCCAAAATCCCTCTAAAGTCCGTTTCTAAAATGATTTCTAAAAGATGATGCTCAGAGCTGTTTAGCTTTCTGGCAATCTTCAACCCTACTTGATGCTGGTAGGAGGGTGCCCGAACACTCGGAGAGGCTCTACTTTGTCAGACCTGGAACCAATTAGATACATCCTCAATTTAGGGTTGAGGGTAGTTTATGTAGAATTTGTGGCTTTTCTTTGCTTCATACACTTCGTAGTATAATTTGTCCCTGCATATTGTTAATGCAATATGTTGGCCAGTGACCCAAATTTGGTGATGCAAGAGTTGAAGATTGAGTTGAGGCAGGGGGGTCCAAGGTAAAGAAGAAACACTTTCTTGATGCCTACTAAAGAGAACACTAGGGCATCCTACCAATGCTGTTTGTCTTAAAAAAGACCCAACAATGAATTTCTTCATATTTCTTTCCCAACAATTTATGGGTTCAATACTATTCGTCTCTAACCAATTTTTGATAGGAAATTGCTATTCACGCTCTTACTTTGTCACCATGAACCccaaatttcatattttgttaGTTTAGACCATTTACAAAAGAAGCATCACAAAATAACAAACTGAGAGTGTGAATAGCATCGTCCTTATAATTCGTTGGATACGGTGACATTAAACTCATTCATGGTTTCAAACCAGAAAAACACTATTCTGTATGCTTCTACACTCGTTTCTTCTCTTGTTATATaccgaaaatgaaaatgaaaatgaagatACTTGTGACATTACCAACAATGCATCTGTGATATCAAAATATATATCCATTGTTTCTAAATGACTAGCTTCTAAGAGAAAAGCAAGACATAACCAGCCATTTGGACTTTGGAAAAGGAGGGAATCCCCATGGCTTTGTTTAGTGGTTAGAattgaaaacagaaacagaTAGAAAAAGATTGAACGTAAAGATGGGGAAGTAGGTTAAAAGGAGAAGACAAATGAAAGTCTCGAGCTTCGCATGGCATTGCATCCGGAATTTCTATTTCCCACCACCAAATGTCGGATTCTGTTTGGCTTTTCATGAGCTTCACACGTCTCACTCTCTTCCTCTATAAAAatcttatatatatacttatctctcattttgtttctaatagaataaagaaaaccaagttcatgatcgAAGATCTAAAAGCATCAAAGATCTGTGTGCACGTACTGATAAAAATTGTTAGAAAGTTGGGCTCgttttgtttaatttctttatcATGATCATTGAAAATGAAAGTAAAAAACAAACCCAGGAATTCAGTAAAAGTAGCAGATCATCAGGTGAAGTAGCATAAAGTGATTATTTAGTTCTAATTAACTTCTAAGCAATACTCTATTGATTAGAATGCTTTTTCAGGTTTTGCTTTCTTATTAGTTACGGAGTGAGAGATAAAGTGTCTCTTTAGCTCTAAGTAGTTCACTACTCCTCTATTGATTACAAGAGCTTTTcaagtttagagagagagagagagagagagagagagatagtttTATATTGGAAGAGTGCAAAAAAGCCAGGTTTTAAGATGTGAGTCGGTTCCCAGTTGAATTTGGCCAAAAGGTTATCTGAGTTTGAGGAGTACCTACACAAACGTATACATATTTTCTTGTACGTTCGCCTAACTGATGAGTATTTCACTCACTAGCTAATAGGATAAGTTATATTAGTTAGGCTACTGTACTTTTTTATTCTTATGCTTCTATATACTACAGTCTCAGATATTACGATCttttcaagtaaatccaaacaATTTTAAGTGAACAAAGACAAATTGATGATCAAGAGCTTAAAGCAACAAAAGGAACTCATTCTTACATCATGGTGCTTATTAATTCTACCTATATATACTTTTTAGCTTTCAGTTGTTTGGTCCCCAATAAATTAAAGTCCTAGTGATCGATGCTGACTGCAATGCTTGTGATCAAGGTTGCTTAACCATTGAAGTTTTTCTCCTCCCAGTCAATTCTTTGTCTTCCACATATAACTAAAGAAATGAGCCACaagaaacatttttcttcaAGGAAAAAGAATTAAACAAATTGGCCAACAGATTGAGGTCCACACTCCACATAATGTTTGGAATTGTATATTTGGAAATTGGAATAAACAGAGTTATTACTTTGGACCCTTTTTAAAGGTTGCATAACCCCTTCAAAACCCTCACAAAGCTCAGCTTCATTTGAACTACTTCTCTTCAGGTTTCAAACAATAGATTCTTTGTCTTAACACCATAGAGAAAGTAGTGATGGCTGTTGACCACTTATCTTATGATCCTTCAGAAGATGACTACATAGACATGGAAGTCGGTTCATACTCAGCCTTCTTCTCCCACTCTATGAGCTCTCCTCCACGTCCCAGAGAGTTTGAGTTTCAAATGTCATCAAGCTCACTAGAAATAGAGCCTTCAACTACTTCACCAGCTGATGAGCTTTTCTACAAAGGAAAGCTCCTTCCTCTTCACCTCCCACCGCGTTTACAAATGGTCAAAAAACTACTCCAAAACTCCACTTCATGCTTTGATCATAACCCAAAAGATAGATTTGAAGAGTTCTATAGCACCCCATTAGCCACTACAGCCACAACTCCAACAACAATGAGTACCCCATTTGAGTCCTGCAACATCTCACCTTCGGAGTCTTGTCAAGTTAGCAGAGAGCTGAACCGGGATGAGTATAATTTCGAGTATGCAACTGATGGGAGTGGATTTGGATACGTCAATGAAAACTCGAAAAAATCTTGGACCAAAAAGTTGAAGCAGTACTCCTCACTTGGGTCTAAGCTCAAGGCTTCAAGGGCTTATCTCAAGTCCTTGTTTAGCAAAACTGGTTGCTCCAATGAGTCCAGTGCTCTAGCAGCTGCTAAGAATGCAGATGAAGGAATGGTTATGAAATCCGAGGACTTGAGCAAGTACACGAAGGCGGGGAGGAAAAACCCCTTTGGACAAATTCAGAAGGATAAATATATAATGTCTGCTTCTGGCATGAGGAGCTtcaacaaagacaagatcactGAGAATGGTGCTGGTCTTCACAGAAGGTCATTTTCATTAGCTATCAAGCGGCATTCTACAAAGGACTCTACTTcaccatcctcctcctcctcgtcatcatcagcttcttcttcatcttcatgttCAAACCTTTCAAATGGGACTCAGGAGCCGAAGTTTCTGAAGAGATGCAACAGTGCAAATTCAGAAATGGAGAGTTCAATTCAGGGGGCCATTGCGCATTGCAAGCAATCTCAGCAAACATTTCGTTCAAGAAAGACTGCGAGTGAAGTTGGGTTTTACTCATTGTCAACATCACTGTCAGCTTGTGAGGACAAAGATGGGCCAGACCTTTGCAGGGggatgagaaaaagatagaaCTGGAGTTATTGCTGTGTATGTCTTTTCCTTCTTTCAAAAAATTTGATAAATGGAGATGCTTTGGTTCAGTGCATGGATGTTTTAAATCTTTGTTAAAGTTTGTTCAAAGCCTCAATAAAATTTCTGTCCTAGACTAGTATAGAACCTTTAAATCAGAAAGCATTCAAGTATTcaacaattttgattgattgatgtgtTTTGAATCATCTGATACGTATATTGTTAGTAGTTTTTGATATTATATCTTTCCCTTTTTGACAAGTAACAAGTTCATATTCCTTTTTCTCATGATGAATTGTTTCATTCAGCAAAATTCTAATTCCTAATATTGCTGTAGAGTTCAACTAACCAACAAATTTTGAATTCAGGATAGCTATACAGAAAATAAAGGATCAAAACATAAAAGCAACAACACAAAGAAGCTATATTAATTGGACATATACTCCTGAAttattttagctactttagaaaCCATGTCATCACTTTCAAATTTTCATCAGTACTGCAGAAACTCAAAATCTGTAGCAAGAGTGGAAAATAAGCCTACATTTTCTTTGTGGCCCCTGATTCCATATTTAAGGACTTACAAATGACTTCGATCAGGTTAAAACTGTCTAAAGGGAAGATCACATTGCCTGATTACTGGATAAAGAGAATAGTTACTGCACAATCTATATATCATTGATGAGATCAGCTCCATCATATGTACTAATAGCTAATTTAGTGCAAGAAGCCATGAATTCAAAGAGCCGGCATCATTCCATGATGAATATTTATTAACTTCAAAGTAACCTTAGATTAGGCAAAGATAATCATCATTATGTCCCAGCCAATCATCGAATCACGAGTTTTGAAAACCCACCTGTCTGCCCCATAAGAGTAGCTAAAAGACATATCTAACTCTTAATTGTTTCACAGTGTAATACCATATAATATCATACACTCTTTTACTCCTTTTCTGCTTTTGAAAAATTATATATCATTAAGAGTACATGTATTTCATTTGTTGATCCAAGAATCATTTTGTGTTCTTAATATATTCAACTTGAGATGAAATCTCATCAAGTGCAGGACAAACAGCCTTTAGTTGGCTTTtggttccttttcttttcttttcttttcccagATAATCCTAGTGGGCATTATAAACCTTAAATTGAGTGAGCGTGTCAGCCAGAAATTGACAGGATTAGAGCTAAAgaaagcaattaaaaaaaatcttaacaCTTTGATGTTGTTGAGCACTATGGGGTTACAGGCTAGggaaaaagaaggaaatggTAGGGTTGCTAATTGCTTCAGCTCAGTGTTCTATTGGTTTAACATGCCACAGAAACCATACCCATTGAGAACggtaaaattaattagtaacaATTAATATTTCTCATTTTATACTCATTTACTTGATCTCTGTACGAGTGATGTTAGATAAATCGAGGGAGTATTCAGAGCACCAACACaaataaatggttagattgcattaaatacactttttgtttattaaaaataaagttgataataaatatcaagggttgagattattttataagggttgggtcacttacatcgtcggtgcatagaataatttccatagaTAAATCACATTTTTAGATAGATCATACCTAAGAAACAGCCTAGTGGCCAAAGATTCATTTCCATTCTTGATAAAAACGTAACACAAGGACGATGGGGCTCACAAGATTTTAGGAATAAATGACAGCCACCATAGGCAGTTGAAAAGTCGTTCCAGTAGGGTTGTGAGAAGACTTTTCATGTATAGACATCTTTGCCTTGACATGCAGATCGAGTTCCATTCTTGATAAAAACCTAACACAAGCTATACATGAAACTTCTCATAATAAGAAGTGTAATTGCCTTGCATACCCTCAACCTCAACATGCATGACTTGTGAGTAAATGAGAGAACTATGAACTGTTTATTTAAAAGGAAAGTGTGAGAATGAACTGCAAATGCCGTTACCAAATTAGTAGCTACTACTAGTGTTTTAAGCCCTTCATTAGATAAATTCCTATATATTAAGAATTTATAAGATTGATAGTATGAGATATTTGAGGAAATTAAGATTATACATGAGTATGAGTCCTCTTAATTATTAGAGGAGGACTCTCCCCTCAAACACTATATAAAAGAGTGCATCCGTCGGTAATGGCTAATTCTTTATGCATATATTTTAATGATCCTGATAATTTTTACTGTTTGTTGTTGGTTTTAACATCTTTATCTTTATATTTCAGGTAGCATTCTGGGTCATGATGCCGCCATCTCCTTTCACATGACCTCTCAAAGCAGGGCTAGATTGTGTTAGCAGATGCAGATGAACAAAATGTGGGAGACATATATATTAGGCTGACACTGGAAGCACAACGCATCAATATTGGTGATATGAAGCCTTTCATGGCTGACTACACCTATAGATGGAGATGCTTTGGTTCAGTGCATGGATGTTCTAAATCTTGTTAAAGTTTGTTCAAAGCCGCAATGAAATTTCTGTCCTAGAGTAGTAGAGAGCCTTCAAATGTGAAAGCATTCAAGTATTCAACAATTTTGATTGATCGACGTGTTTTGAAACATCTGCTACCTATATGTAATCTTAAACTTGAGGATTACTTAACTAGAAAcaatcacatatatataaacacattagCTTAAGGCATGCCAGAACAAGTATGAAAGACAGAAGACATACCTGAAGCTGAGAATGAGTTGAATGCCATGACGAACAGGTTCGGTCTTCTGCAACTGCTCTAGTTTCAAGTTCTCTGTATATGGGGCTGAGATCTAAAGACTTGCGTGTAGAGAGTGCAGGGACCTGaacctatatatagaggatgaTATCAGGAACTTCCCATAACAGATTTCCTAAATCAATTAGGTCCTCTATATATAAATCCTGTACCAATATACATTACTTGATTACAAGCACATTAAGTTTCCCAATACAATATGGATTTCAGATACAAATTCCTTATTGTTCCAGGGATAGAATCATCTATGCAATCCCGGTTATTTCATTCAACAGTAATCATATACAATTGTTAAATTCATAATGTGATTAATGTAAGTCCAACtcttacattctcccacttggactacaTTACTCACTCAATTGTACACAATTAGAACAATGTAATAACCACTGAAGTGTGCACATGAAATTGCATAAAATTCTCAAACTTAATCACAAACTTGGTCAAGTTATGGAATCTGGCAGAGCTAAGGAAAAATAATGCTTTCAAAAGCACACCACTCCAAAACTACAAAACCAGAACCATAACCCACATAAGTTCAATtgatacaaccaaagataaaaCATACATATGCAGTATGTATCTGTCATCATCTGCAGTGCATATGTAAATGGTCCAAACTGAAGGATTTTGACTATCAAAATCAGAGACACAACCAAAACTGGAATGGATTATTACTGAATGTGTCTGAACTTTACAAAACTGAAATGTTGATCTTAATCAACTCAATCTATCCAACATAAATCAAATAGCTATTTGCCAAAACAAAATACAGAAATATTCACAATCACCAAATGCTGCAGCAAAATAAAAACTTCTGAATGATACCATGGATTTATCACTGAATAATGAAGACAAAGTCATTACAAAACTTCAAATTTCAGAAAAACAAGAACTGAAATTAAACAACACTGAAGATAAAacttttaacaaaaataatgCTCCCACTGATCCTAGGCATCTAAGGTAGGAAGGACTCCCATATCAGCTACATGTTTCTGAAAAGCTGCTACAGATAATGCCTTAGTGAATGGATCAGCTAACTGTAAGTGTGTATTAACCTGAGCTATTTCAATTTCCCGATGCTTCACTCTTTCTCTCACACTATAATATTTCAGGTCTATGTGCTTAGAGTTATTAGACCTCTTATTATTCTTAGTGAAGCAAACA
This portion of the Rosa chinensis cultivar Old Blush chromosome 1, RchiOBHm-V2, whole genome shotgun sequence genome encodes:
- the LOC112182052 gene encoding probable membrane-associated kinase regulator 4, which codes for MAVDHLSYDPSEDDYIDMEVGSYSAFFSHSMSSPPRPREFEFQMSSSSLEIEPSTTSPADELFYKGKLLPLHLPPRLQMVKKLLQNSTSCFDHNPKDRFEEFYSTPLATTATTPTTMSTPFESCNISPSESCQVSRELNRDEYNFEYATDGSGFGYVNENSKKSWTKKLKQYSSLGSKLKASRAYLKSLFSKTGCSNESSALAAAKNADEGMVMKSEDLSKYTKAGRKNPFGQIQKDKYIMSASGMRSFNKDKITENGAGLHRRSFSLAIKRHSTKDSTSPSSSSSSSSASSSSSCSNLSNGTQEPKFLKRCNSANSEMESSIQGAIAHCKQSQQTFRSRKTASEVGFYSLSTSLSACEDKDGPDLCRGMRKR